The proteins below come from a single Aspergillus oryzae RIB40 DNA, chromosome 5 genomic window:
- a CDS encoding putative sugar transporter (synaptic vesicle transporter SV2 (major facilitator superfamily)), whose product MVFNPFKKHDHDFPGVVVPLGSAPAHSHPNPSLHEKDSGHDEKHDARSDKAPSEENGVATSLPDNAHLTLESLRAEVETDIAASGHDSAYDRKAKVINRAIQDIGMGRYQWELFALCGCGWLADNLWLQGVALTLTQMSAEFGVSESRVRFTTCALFLGLCLGASFWGVASDVIGRRPAFNLTLLITSVFGLAAGGSPNWIGACALFSCLGLGVGGNLPVDGALFLEFLPFASGNLLTMLSVWWPIGQLISSLLAWAYIPTYSCASDLPACNSVADGVQCCTKQDNMGWRYLVLTLGALTFAMFFCRFFLFHLYESPKFLLSRGRQTEAVHAVHGIAHKNKKQTWLTEDILNEIGGYPEEVEKQTLTVKEIIARYLSKFSLERIKPLFGTKKLGINTVLLWFCWATIGMGYPLFNAFLPQYLKQSGGGAEQSTYTVYRNYAITSIVGVPGSILACYTVDIKYIGRKGTMIISTLITGVLLFCFTASTDPNVQLVCSSLEAFFQNIMYGVLYAYTPEVFPAPNRGTGTGIASCLNRIAGLCAPLVAIYSGSANPNAPIYASGALMLASFVAMCCFPIETRGKQSL is encoded by the exons ATGGTGTTCAACCCATTTAAGAAACACGACCACGACTTCCCCGGGGTGGTCGTGCCCCTCGGCAGTGCCCCAGCGCATTCCCACCCGAACCCGTCTTTACATGAAAAGGATTCTGGCCATGACGAGAAACATGACGCCAGAAGCGACAAAGCTCCCTCCGAGGAGAACGGTGTCGCTACCTCCCTCCCGGACAATGCCCACTTGACCCTTGAAAGCCTGCGCGCCGAAGTGGAAACCGACATTGCCGCCTCCGGCCATGACTCCGCATATGACC GCAAAGCAAAGGTCATCAACAGAGCCATTCAGGATATCGGCATGGGCCGTTATCAGTGGGAGCTGTTTGCACTCTGTGgatgtggttggttggcAGACAA TCTCTGGTTGCAG GGTGTTGCCCTAACATTGACTCAAATGTCCGCGGAATTCGGGGTCTCTGAAAGTCGTGTCCGTTTCACCACCTGCGCGTTGTTCTTGGGTCTCTGCCTGGGTGCTTCGTTCTGGGGTGTCGCATCGGATGTTATTGGACGTCGTCCTGCTTTCAACCTGACTCTTCTCATCACCAGTGTGTTCGGTCTGGCCGCCGGGGGTAGTCCCAACTGGATCGG TGCCTGTGCCCTATTCTCCTGCTTGGGTCTCGGTGTTGGTGGAAATCTTCCAGTTGATGGCGCACTCTTCTTGGAGTTTCTTCCATTCGCCTCTGGCAACCTCCTGACCATGCTGAGTGTCTGGTGGCCCATTGGTCAACTTATCTCCAG TCTGCTCGCATGGGCCTACATTCCAACATACTCTTGCGCTAGTGACCTGCCTGCCTGCAACAGTGTTGCCGATGGTGTCCAGTGCTGCACCAAGCAAGATAACATGGGGTGGAGATACCTGGTCCTCACCTTGGGTGCTCTGACCTTTGCCATGTTCTTCTGTcgtttcttcctcttccacctctACGAGTCGCCTAAGTTCTTGCTCTCTCGTGGTCGCCAGACCGAGGCTGTCCATGCTGTCCACGGCATTGCccacaagaacaagaagcaaaCCTGGCTCACCGAGGACATCCTCAACGAGATCGGTGGCTACCcggaagaagtcgaaaagCAGACTCTTACAGtcaaggagatcatcgcAAGATACCTTTCCAAGTTCTCCCTGGAACGTATCAAGCCTCTATTCGGCACCAAGAAGCTGGGTATCAACA CCGTCCTCCTCTGGTTCTGCTGGGCCACCATTGGCATGGGCTACCCCctcttcaacgccttcctCCCCCAATACCTCAAACAATCCGGCGGCGGCGCCGAGCAATCCACCTACACCGTGTACCGCAACTACGCCATCACCTCCATCGTCGGCGTCCCCGGCTCCATCCTGGCCTGCTACACCGTCGACATCAAATACATCGGCCGCAAGGGCACAATGATCATCTCCACCCTGATCACCGgcgtcctcctcttctgcttcACCGCCAGCACAGACCCCAACGTCCAACTCGTCTGCTCCTCCCTCGAAGCCTTCTTCCAAAACATCATGTACGGCGTCCTCTACGCCTACACCCCGGAGGTCTTCCCCGCCCCCAACCGCGGCACCGGAACCGGCATCGCCAGCTGTCTCAACCGTATCGCCGGCCTCTGCGCCCCCCTCGTCGCCATCTACAGCGGCTCCGCAAACCCCAACGCCCCCATCTACGCCTCCGGTGCTCTCATGCTCGCTTCCTTCGTCGCTATGTGTTGCTTCCCCATCGAAACGAGAGGGAAACAGTCCCTTTAG